One part of the Paraglaciecola sp. L3A3 genome encodes these proteins:
- a CDS encoding NADPH-dependent FMN reductase, with protein sequence MKIGIICGSQRSKSQTAKVGAFIQEQLNTQSIDTFVLDLGKAPLPNFDDSFWYEPQGELQVTWKPISAELKECDGFIVITPDWHGMVPSCLKNFFLFTDVKDMANKPGLIIAISASVGGYLPIAELRISSTKNNRLCWIPDHLIVRNVKQCFNEEKVSDDTDDIYIRARLQHTIDILLEYSKALSSVRQSEVSNYSLYKFGM encoded by the coding sequence ATGAAAATAGGTATTATTTGTGGAAGTCAGCGTAGTAAATCGCAAACCGCCAAGGTGGGCGCATTTATTCAAGAACAACTTAATACACAAAGTATTGATACCTTTGTTCTTGATTTAGGAAAGGCACCGCTTCCTAATTTTGATGATAGTTTTTGGTATGAACCACAAGGTGAACTGCAAGTCACATGGAAACCAATATCAGCAGAACTTAAGGAATGTGATGGCTTTATCGTTATTACCCCAGATTGGCATGGCATGGTGCCGAGTTGTTTAAAGAATTTCTTTCTGTTTACTGATGTTAAAGATATGGCGAATAAGCCAGGCTTAATTATTGCAATTTCTGCTTCAGTTGGAGGCTATTTACCGATAGCGGAATTACGTATTAGTAGTACAAAAAATAACCGCCTGTGCTGGATCCCAGACCATTTAATTGTTCGAAATGTTAAACAGTGTTTCAATGAAGAAAAAGTATCTGATGACACTGATGATATATATATCCGCGCTAGACTGCAGCATACCATCGATATCTTATTAGAGTATTCCAAAGCGTTAAGTTCAGTACGTCAAAGCGAAGTAAGCAATTATAGTTTGTATAAATTTGGCATGTAG
- the ygiD gene encoding 4,5-DOPA dioxygenase extradiol yields the protein MSLLNQTTMPAIFFGHGSPGNILEDNTATQLWQSIGKEFPKPKGIICISAHWYTDGTAITSMEKPKTIHDFGGFPQAMYEMQYPAPGSLELASKLSSILAEEDAQLNSSWGFDHGTWCVLSKVFPKADVPVVQLSMDHTKDMAYHFRVGQKIAQLRNEGYWVIGSGNIVHNLGVMDWNKRNMTFDWAQRFGDYIRDAISNDTPENIINYLDFGAEAQKSVPHPDHFIPLLYVLGARLSDDTYRFETTYAEYGSLDMTTIIFN from the coding sequence ATGAGCTTACTAAACCAAACAACTATGCCCGCAATCTTTTTTGGTCATGGTAGCCCAGGAAACATACTAGAAGACAATACAGCCACGCAATTATGGCAAAGTATAGGAAAAGAGTTTCCTAAACCCAAAGGCATTATTTGTATATCAGCCCATTGGTACACAGATGGAACCGCTATTACCTCTATGGAAAAACCCAAAACCATTCATGATTTTGGTGGGTTCCCCCAAGCTATGTACGAGATGCAATACCCAGCTCCTGGCAGCCTTGAGCTAGCATCAAAGTTAAGCAGTATATTGGCTGAAGAAGATGCCCAACTCAATAGCAGTTGGGGTTTTGATCACGGTACATGGTGTGTCTTATCTAAAGTATTCCCTAAGGCAGATGTCCCAGTAGTTCAGTTGTCTATGGACCACACTAAAGATATGGCCTACCACTTCCGTGTTGGACAAAAAATAGCCCAATTACGTAATGAAGGTTATTGGGTTATAGGTAGTGGCAATATTGTTCATAACTTAGGGGTAATGGATTGGAATAAGCGCAACATGACGTTCGATTGGGCGCAACGTTTTGGAGACTATATTCGAGATGCTATATCAAATGACACTCCAGAAAATATTATAAACTACTTAGATTTTGGTGCAGAAGCACAGAAATCTGTACCGCATCCAGATCATTTCATCCCCTTATTGTATGTTTTAGGCGCAAGATTGTCTGATGATACCTACCGGTTCGAAACTACTTATGCAGAATATGGCTCATTAGATATGACAACTATTATATTTAACTAA